A region of Shewanella psychromarinicola DNA encodes the following proteins:
- a CDS encoding coproporphyrinogen III oxidase family protein → MSPIIQSASQELIKPYQSNITVPNWMISSMERVMQFYVDKNLRLDTISTDRMPKPIEGKKYMLYAHIPFCHTLCSFCTFHRFLFREDKAREYFVALRKEMQMAKDLGYEFESMYIGGGTTTVLEDELARTIEHAKTLFPGIKEVSCESDPQHLANPEFKQLKGLVDRMSIGVQSFDDGILKMTDRLDKFGSGQQTFDNIMAAKELFPIINVDLIFGFRGQTDEIIQSDLEIASKLDPRQITTYPLMITHQTRKSVKNQLAAPQGEMVNQYRQILNHLTGQYTQLSAWAFGKTNNEGFDEYVIDYDEYLGVGSGSFSFLNDTLYVNTFSLKKYQQRIAEGRMAVEQQKKYQLKEVMQYRFLLGMFSGRLSRKYFRDTFNVNLDTALFKEMASMKAMGALKNDPVNPDELIVTDNGKMLGLLMMKEFYSGMDNVRAQLRQPLATGDM, encoded by the coding sequence ATGTCTCCAATTATTCAATCAGCCAGCCAGGAGTTGATTAAACCTTATCAATCTAATATTACCGTACCCAATTGGATGATCAGCTCTATGGAGCGGGTCATGCAGTTTTATGTTGATAAAAACCTGCGCCTCGACACCATTTCTACTGACCGCATGCCTAAGCCCATCGAAGGCAAAAAATACATGTTGTATGCGCACATTCCGTTTTGCCATACTTTGTGTTCGTTTTGTACCTTTCACCGGTTTTTATTCCGCGAAGATAAAGCGCGCGAATACTTTGTTGCGCTGCGTAAAGAAATGCAAATGGCCAAAGATTTAGGCTATGAGTTTGAATCTATGTACATTGGCGGTGGCACCACCACAGTGCTTGAAGATGAATTAGCCCGCACCATCGAACATGCAAAAACCCTATTTCCTGGCATTAAAGAAGTGTCTTGTGAGTCTGATCCGCAGCATTTGGCCAACCCTGAATTTAAGCAATTAAAAGGACTGGTCGACAGAATGTCGATTGGGGTACAAAGCTTTGATGATGGCATTTTAAAAATGACCGATCGCTTAGACAAGTTTGGTTCTGGCCAACAAACCTTTGACAATATTATGGCGGCCAAAGAGCTGTTTCCTATTATCAATGTGGATTTAATTTTTGGTTTTCGTGGTCAAACGGATGAAATTATCCAGTCAGATCTTGAAATTGCCTCAAAACTCGACCCACGCCAAATTACTACTTATCCGCTAATGATCACTCACCAAACCCGTAAAAGCGTTAAAAATCAGCTGGCTGCACCCCAAGGTGAAATGGTCAATCAGTACCGACAGATTTTAAACCACTTGACGGGGCAATACACACAGTTATCGGCTTGGGCATTTGGTAAAACTAATAACGAAGGCTTTGATGAGTACGTTATTGATTATGATGAGTATCTCGGTGTAGGTTCTGGTTCATTTAGTTTTTTAAATGACACGCTATACGTGAATACATTTTCGCTGAAAAAATATCAACAACGTATTGCCGAAGGCCGTATGGCGGTTGAGCAACAGAAAAAATACCAGCTAAAAGAAGTCATGCAATATCGCTTTTTGCTGGGTATGTTTTCTGGGCGTTTATCACGTAAATATTTTCGCGATACTTTCAACGTTAATTTAGACACCGCCTTGTTTAAAGAAATGGCCTCAATGAAAGCGATGGGGGCACTTAAAAATGACCCAGTTAACCCAGATGAACTGATTGTGACCGATAATGGCAAAATGTTGGGGCTATTGATGATGAAGGAGTTTTACTCCGGCATGGACAATGTGCGTGCCCAATTGCGTCAACCACTTGCCACTGGTGATATGTAA
- a CDS encoding DUF4870 domain-containing protein: MAEPISEVSKQARDMGLLIHAASFVGYVFPLGSVLGPLIVWLMKRDEFEFANQCGKNCLNFKLSLMVYALVSAILILIGVGVLLLAALALLDIICTIIAMVKASDGIAYQYPLTIRFLK, encoded by the coding sequence ATGGCCGAACCGATAAGCGAAGTTAGCAAGCAAGCGAGAGATATGGGTTTATTGATCCATGCAGCCAGTTTTGTGGGGTATGTTTTTCCTTTGGGCAGTGTTCTAGGACCTTTAATTGTCTGGTTAATGAAACGTGATGAATTTGAGTTTGCCAACCAATGCGGAAAGAATTGTCTTAATTTTAAATTGAGCTTAATGGTTTATGCCCTGGTATCAGCAATATTGATTTTGATTGGCGTGGGAGTATTACTGTTAGCGGCGTTGGCATTGCTTGATATTATTTGTACCATTATCGCGATGGTGAAAGCTAGCGATGGCATCGCTTACCAATATCCGCTCACGATTCGGTTTCTGAAGTAA
- a CDS encoding zinc-dependent alcohol dehydrogenase family protein, with protein sequence MKSMTLSTPGGLDQLKLNHSAEPGEPGPGEIRVRIRACSLNFHDYAVVVGAISTEDNRIPMADGAGVVEAIGEGVSEFKIGDPVVSTFFPDWLTGPALIGNFSTTPGDGQDGYAREQVVRPTNWFTHAPKGYTHAEAATLTTAGLTAWRALVVDGGLKAGDTVLTMGTGGVSIFALQFAKMMGARVISTSSSDEKLERLTALGADHTINYKTTPAWGTKVQEITGGKGVDHVIEVGGPSTLPESIDAVRIGGHIALIGVLTGWAGDIPTAKLMAKQVRLQGLIVGSRNHQQEMIRAIEANDMHPILDRSFALEEIADAFRYQESGKHFGKICLAF encoded by the coding sequence ATGAAAAGCATGACCCTTTCTACACCGGGCGGTCTTGACCAGCTCAAGCTTAACCATAGCGCGGAACCTGGCGAACCGGGGCCTGGCGAAATACGAGTACGTATTCGAGCCTGTTCTCTCAACTTTCACGATTATGCAGTGGTTGTCGGAGCCATCTCGACCGAAGACAACCGCATCCCCATGGCGGATGGCGCCGGCGTTGTAGAAGCCATCGGTGAAGGTGTCAGCGAATTTAAGATTGGTGACCCTGTCGTGTCGACATTCTTCCCTGATTGGCTAACTGGCCCCGCTCTTATTGGAAACTTCAGTACCACACCCGGTGATGGCCAGGATGGTTACGCACGCGAGCAGGTTGTCCGCCCAACGAACTGGTTCACCCACGCCCCTAAAGGCTACACCCATGCCGAAGCCGCCACATTGACCACCGCAGGCTTAACCGCATGGAGAGCGCTTGTTGTTGATGGCGGCTTAAAAGCAGGTGATACCGTGCTCACGATGGGCACCGGTGGTGTGTCTATCTTTGCACTGCAGTTTGCCAAGATGATGGGCGCTCGGGTTATTTCTACGTCGTCTTCAGACGAAAAGCTGGAACGGCTCACCGCACTGGGTGCCGACCACACCATCAATTACAAAACCACACCGGCCTGGGGCACTAAGGTTCAGGAAATAACTGGCGGCAAGGGCGTTGACCACGTTATAGAAGTGGGTGGCCCTAGCACTCTGCCAGAATCTATTGATGCCGTGCGCATTGGTGGCCATATCGCGCTCATTGGGGTGTTGACTGGCTGGGCTGGGGATATTCCAACCGCAAAACTGATGGCGAAACAGGTCCGCCTGCAAGGACTGATTGTGGGCAGCCGAAACCATCAGCAAGAAATGATCCGCGCGATTGAAGCAAACGACATGCACCCGATCCTTGACCGGTCATTTGCGCTGGAAGAGATCGCTGACGCGTTCCGCTACCAAGAGTCTGGCAAGCACTTCGGTAAGATCTGCCTAGCGTTTTAA
- a CDS encoding DMT family transporter — MKSWIFLSVAILTEVVATSALKASDGFSRIMPSIVVIVGYVLSFYFLSLALKTIPVGIAYATWAGLGIVLITVIAWVMYGQKLDLGALVGMTLILAGVVVMNLFSSVTPH; from the coding sequence ATGAAAAGTTGGATATTTTTAAGTGTGGCTATTTTAACTGAAGTTGTGGCAACTTCTGCACTTAAAGCAAGCGATGGATTTTCAAGAATAATGCCTTCAATCGTGGTTATTGTGGGGTACGTATTATCTTTTTATTTTCTATCCTTGGCGCTAAAAACTATTCCTGTTGGTATTGCTTATGCGACTTGGGCTGGATTGGGTATTGTGCTCATTACGGTGATCGCTTGGGTGATGTATGGGCAAAAATTAGATTTAGGTGCGCTAGTGGGAATGACGTTAATTTTAGCGGGTGTTGTGGTAATGAACTTATTCTCAAGCGTTACTCCGCATTAG
- a CDS encoding AraC family transcriptional regulator, with product MSEAAKLMAQLAPTEGVNNTHLSGVHVFRSSRYGARGPMCYSQGVLIVGQGKKRVYLDNQSFDYDRQHSLVMTVPLPVECETFASIEEPVLVLMVDIDLVQLNYIIRLMDEHHQIPKDLNESRQSGFFVADNTEDMDCSVIRLLQALQSPLEAKVMGEALVLELLYRLLDSPNAAPLYALSLSHTRLSRVEKALSYIHKHYGESVEVDTLARLVNMSPSAFHRCFKEVTASSPIQYLKKIRLNKAKALLQVQNLKVKEVSTQVGYESTAQFSREFKRYFDQSPGECGRL from the coding sequence ATGAGTGAAGCAGCAAAATTAATGGCACAACTTGCCCCAACTGAAGGGGTTAATAATACCCATTTATCCGGTGTGCATGTGTTTCGTAGCTCACGGTATGGCGCGCGCGGACCCATGTGCTATTCACAAGGTGTGCTTATTGTCGGCCAAGGTAAAAAGCGGGTTTACTTAGACAACCAAAGCTTCGATTACGACCGCCAGCACTCATTAGTGATGACGGTGCCACTGCCGGTAGAGTGTGAAACGTTTGCCAGTATTGAAGAGCCTGTATTAGTATTGATGGTTGATATCGATTTAGTGCAGCTTAATTACATTATCCGACTGATGGATGAGCATCATCAGATCCCTAAAGATTTAAACGAATCGCGCCAGAGTGGCTTTTTTGTTGCTGATAACACTGAAGACATGGATTGCAGCGTTATTCGGCTATTACAGGCGTTACAGTCGCCATTAGAAGCCAAAGTAATGGGTGAGGCGTTAGTGCTTGAGTTATTGTATCGTTTATTAGACTCGCCCAATGCCGCACCGCTTTATGCGTTGTCGCTTAGCCACACTCGTTTATCGAGGGTCGAAAAAGCCCTTAGCTACATTCATAAACATTATGGTGAGTCGGTTGAAGTAGACACTTTAGCTCGTTTGGTCAATATGAGCCCGTCGGCGTTTCATCGTTGCTTTAAAGAGGTCACCGCCTCATCACCGATACAATACTTAAAGAAGATCCGCCTGAATAAAGCCAAAGCGTTATTACAAGTGCAGAATTTGAAGGTTAAAGAGGTATCAACTCAGGTGGGGTACGAAAGCACGGCCCAATTTAGCCGCGAGTTTAAACGCTACTTTGATCAAAGCCCAGGCGAGTGCGGGAGGTTATAA
- the yqfB gene encoding N(4)-acetylcytidine aminohydrolase — MMTVPTEMTFFEFLTPLVASGRKTITIRDASENHYQPGSHVQVFTLESHTKVCDIIILAVEPLAFDDINEFHASQESLPLVELKQLIQTVYPNQQTLFMISFKLLAD; from the coding sequence ATGATGACAGTCCCCACGGAAATGACCTTTTTTGAGTTTTTAACGCCGTTAGTTGCATCAGGGCGGAAGACGATTACTATCCGCGATGCCAGCGAAAACCATTACCAGCCGGGCAGTCACGTGCAGGTGTTTACCCTTGAAAGCCATACCAAGGTGTGTGACATCATTATTTTGGCCGTTGAGCCATTAGCATTTGATGACATTAATGAGTTTCATGCTAGTCAAGAAAGCCTGCCATTAGTTGAGTTAAAGCAACTGATCCAAACTGTGTATCCTAATCAGCAAACCTTGTTTATGATTTCATTTAAATTGCTTGCTGATTAA
- a CDS encoding MOSC domain-containing protein: MSERLVKCISGLYLGDQVQMHNGVASCINQKHAVKLLTVQFDRVVGNREADPKHHGGLDRVLHHFPREHYGQYRRWDLMPTFGDAPSMGENISTVGLNEAQVNIGDIVQIGDVTLQVTQPRSPCFKLNLQFGQPKFALAMQESRMCGWFYRVLSEGDIRSSDSIVLLERKTDISVAKAMQIYFLAEFDAAQYQLLLECDGLAQSWVNSLQRRLDQQSIEDWAMRLYGKAS, translated from the coding sequence ATGAGTGAGCGATTGGTAAAGTGTATTTCTGGGCTGTATTTAGGTGACCAAGTGCAAATGCATAACGGAGTTGCCAGTTGTATTAATCAAAAACATGCCGTTAAGCTTTTGACCGTGCAGTTTGACCGGGTAGTAGGCAATCGTGAGGCCGACCCTAAACATCACGGTGGTCTCGACAGAGTGCTACATCATTTTCCGCGTGAACATTATGGCCAATACCGGCGCTGGGATTTAATGCCAACCTTTGGTGATGCACCTTCAATGGGCGAAAACATCAGTACAGTTGGCCTTAATGAAGCACAGGTTAATATCGGCGACATTGTCCAAATTGGCGATGTTACCTTACAAGTCACTCAGCCTCGCTCGCCTTGTTTTAAACTCAATTTACAGTTTGGTCAGCCTAAATTTGCCTTAGCCATGCAAGAAAGTCGCATGTGCGGTTGGTTTTATCGGGTGCTGTCTGAAGGCGATATTCGTTCTAGTGATAGTATTGTATTGCTGGAGAGGAAAACGGATATTAGCGTGGCTAAAGCCATGCAGATTTATTTTTTAGCTGAATTTGATGCTGCGCAATATCAGCTGCTGCTTGAATGTGACGGTTTAGCGCAAAGTTGGGTTAATTCATTGCAGCGCAGACTTGATCAGCAAAGCATAGAAGATTGGGCAATGCGCTTATATGGCAAAGCGAGTTAG
- a CDS encoding PfkB family carbohydrate kinase: MANILLLANINCDRILVLDKPLKTGGRFHYQDGGLRLGGGGANTGLGLVWAQHKVSLVSEVGSDDIGDWILAKASTLGLDCRLVHRFSGNTCEMLLVMTPDGERTIIRPQRPIFELPAPPDWQHWDAFYINSSAKGAGAWAANAIASNPNCKVISQLAKDERNRPCHVLIASITDMQGRCNQDPWLFAQAIGGDALEYFIVTDGDQGAMVYSADGKQHVPAVTADVVDTTGAGDAYASGVTHGLCQQMSITDAMHEGALWASFAVATKSSIPGEALKQYLA, from the coding sequence ATGGCCAATATTCTTTTACTTGCCAATATCAATTGTGATCGCATTCTAGTGCTTGATAAGCCACTAAAAACCGGTGGCCGTTTTCATTATCAAGATGGTGGATTACGTTTAGGCGGTGGTGGTGCGAATACCGGATTGGGCTTAGTGTGGGCTCAACACAAGGTGTCACTGGTGAGTGAAGTCGGTAGTGACGACATAGGTGACTGGATTTTAGCTAAGGCCAGCACCTTAGGGCTCGATTGTCGTTTGGTGCACCGCTTTAGTGGCAATACTTGTGAAATGTTACTGGTGATGACACCCGATGGTGAACGGACCATTATTCGACCACAGCGACCTATTTTTGAACTTCCCGCGCCACCCGACTGGCAACATTGGGATGCTTTTTATATTAACTCCTCAGCAAAAGGTGCCGGCGCTTGGGCGGCAAATGCTATTGCGTCTAATCCTAACTGCAAAGTGATATCTCAACTGGCAAAAGATGAGCGCAACCGTCCTTGTCATGTGCTGATCGCATCGATTACCGATATGCAAGGTCGTTGCAACCAAGATCCATGGTTGTTTGCGCAAGCGATTGGCGGCGATGCATTAGAATATTTTATTGTTACCGATGGCGACCAAGGGGCGATGGTGTATAGCGCGGATGGCAAACAACATGTTCCAGCCGTTACAGCCGATGTGGTCGACACTACTGGTGCTGGCGATGCCTATGCCTCTGGGGTGACCCATGGCTTATGTCAGCAGATGTCGATTACCGATGCAATGCATGAAGGAGCTTTGTGGGCATCGTTTGCTGTTGCAACCAAAAGCTCAATTCCAGGCGAGGCACTAAAACAGTATCTAGCCTAA
- a CDS encoding alkene reductase, giving the protein MKFSHLFKQTQLGPYTLRNRIVLPPLTRSRSDQPGNIPNQLMAQYYAQRSGAGFMVTEGTQIEPRGQGYAWTPGIHSAEQIAGWKQVTKAVHDAGSIIFCQLWHVGRVSHTSLQPDQQAPVGPSDLIADTVKVFIETAPDQGALADPSEPRSLSTAEVEELVQMYKQAAINAKEAGFDGVELHCANGYLVNQFISEHTNNRTDKYGGTLANRLRFLKEITEAVASVMGPDKVGVRFAPLFESTDEVRVYLGLVESDPHLTYIEAIKILNNIGIAYLSLAEADWDNAPDLPEKFYQEVRSTFDGLIMYAGKYTPEKALRILTEGHGDIFGFGRPFIANPDLPERIKYEWPLNEADPSTMYGGTNKGYTDYPVYIK; this is encoded by the coding sequence ATGAAGTTCTCTCACTTATTTAAACAAACCCAATTAGGTCCATATACCTTAAGAAATCGTATTGTTTTACCACCACTGACACGTTCACGAAGTGATCAGCCTGGGAATATTCCTAATCAACTGATGGCGCAGTACTATGCTCAACGCTCGGGCGCTGGTTTCATGGTGACGGAAGGAACACAAATTGAACCTAGAGGGCAAGGATATGCGTGGACACCGGGCATTCATAGTGCCGAGCAAATTGCGGGCTGGAAACAAGTCACCAAAGCGGTACATGATGCAGGTAGTATTATCTTTTGCCAATTGTGGCATGTTGGACGCGTCTCTCACACCTCATTACAGCCAGATCAGCAAGCACCTGTTGGCCCATCTGACCTTATAGCAGACACCGTTAAGGTGTTTATTGAAACGGCTCCAGATCAAGGCGCCTTGGCCGACCCAAGTGAGCCAAGATCACTGTCTACCGCCGAGGTTGAAGAGCTTGTACAGATGTATAAACAGGCGGCAATTAACGCCAAAGAAGCTGGATTTGATGGCGTTGAATTACACTGCGCTAATGGCTACCTTGTTAATCAGTTTATCTCTGAGCATACCAATAATAGAACCGATAAGTACGGTGGTACTTTAGCGAATCGTTTACGTTTTCTAAAAGAAATAACCGAAGCGGTTGCCAGTGTTATGGGGCCAGATAAAGTCGGAGTAAGGTTTGCGCCATTATTTGAAAGTACCGACGAAGTCAGAGTGTATTTAGGGTTAGTTGAAAGTGACCCTCACCTAACCTATATCGAAGCGATTAAAATTTTAAATAATATTGGCATTGCTTATTTATCGCTTGCTGAAGCTGATTGGGATAATGCTCCAGATTTACCTGAAAAATTTTATCAAGAAGTCAGATCAACCTTTGATGGCTTAATTATGTATGCAGGTAAATATACCCCAGAAAAAGCGCTTCGAATATTGACTGAAGGTCATGGTGATATTTTTGGTTTTGGCCGGCCATTTATTGCTAATCCAGACTTACCTGAACGCATTAAATACGAATGGCCATTAAATGAAGCCGATCCATCGACTATGTACGGCGGAACCAACAAAGGCTACACAGATTACCCCGTATACATAAAGTAG
- a CDS encoding methyl-accepting chemotaxis protein, translating into MNTFNTLTIKQKILLTVTFAVLLSTMLVGLLSQRSAKQIVEQRMLNSEMPSLLMQIRNQVDLEISGLINASEQLANSRMLLGWLENGRPADQESLVIAQLNDVKDQFGLAQASYADRESAAYYTQDGFLRVLTPEQDSWFFDYRDSKQERMLSIFTEANGEVKLFISYQQPNGRGLVSLAKSLDDMVNLLASFKIEDSGFVYLVDAKGDVKLHQDTRKVGKSKLSSLYPNANTNQLLNQRDFNLVKAEVDGQNMLIASSYIESMDWYLVAQVPEAEVFALLQESAYQILLWTILIAAVFIAISIVVAGSVSRPIAHIAELFRNIGEGEGDLRQRLPVTGDDEIAQLARGFNSFISKIQDTVVEVAKTSEQLGLSAVDVSNQAHQTLDDSQLQKDRTIMVVTAINEMGATVNEIATNAAQAAVTARDADTESIDGQKVVTRARSTINQLSKDVEQVGEVIESLATHTKSIGSILDVIRAISEQTNLLALNAAIEAARAGEAGRGFAVVADEVRNLASRTAASTNEVQTMIDKLQSETSRAVNAMEQSRSRSLEGVTAVDEASHSLSGISQRIALISDMNIQVAAATEEQSTVVEDINRNVTEINDITQRTADTAHAAAHASKSLNQLATRLDTLVARFKV; encoded by the coding sequence ATGAATACATTTAATACCCTTACCATTAAGCAAAAAATCTTGCTTACGGTAACGTTCGCTGTACTGCTGTCGACGATGTTAGTCGGACTGCTGAGCCAACGAAGTGCAAAACAAATCGTCGAACAGCGCATGTTAAACTCAGAAATGCCGAGCTTGCTTATGCAAATCCGCAATCAAGTCGACCTCGAAATTAGTGGTTTAATAAATGCTTCGGAACAACTCGCTAATAGCCGAATGTTACTTGGATGGCTTGAAAATGGTCGTCCAGCAGACCAAGAAAGTCTCGTGATTGCACAACTTAATGACGTAAAAGATCAATTCGGCTTGGCTCAAGCGTCTTATGCCGATCGTGAAAGTGCAGCCTATTATACCCAAGACGGGTTTTTACGCGTGTTAACCCCAGAGCAAGACAGCTGGTTTTTTGATTACCGTGATAGCAAACAAGAGCGAATGCTGAGTATCTTTACCGAAGCCAATGGTGAAGTAAAACTATTTATTAGTTACCAACAACCCAATGGTCGTGGGCTTGTTAGTTTAGCCAAATCATTAGATGACATGGTTAATTTACTGGCTTCATTTAAAATAGAAGATAGCGGTTTTGTCTATTTAGTGGATGCCAAGGGTGACGTAAAACTGCATCAAGACACGCGTAAAGTGGGTAAGAGTAAACTTAGCAGCTTGTACCCTAACGCCAATACTAACCAGCTGTTAAACCAAAGAGACTTTAATTTGGTCAAAGCGGAAGTCGATGGCCAGAATATGCTGATCGCCAGCAGCTACATTGAATCAATGGACTGGTACTTAGTTGCTCAAGTGCCTGAAGCGGAAGTCTTTGCCTTGCTACAAGAGTCTGCGTATCAAATTTTACTGTGGACAATACTTATCGCAGCGGTGTTTATTGCGATTTCGATTGTCGTTGCCGGTTCGGTCAGTCGTCCGATTGCCCATATTGCCGAGCTATTTCGTAACATTGGTGAAGGTGAAGGTGATTTACGCCAACGACTCCCTGTTACTGGAGATGACGAAATAGCCCAGCTTGCCCGTGGTTTTAATAGTTTTATCAGCAAAATTCAAGATACGGTAGTCGAAGTAGCCAAAACCAGCGAGCAGCTAGGTTTATCGGCAGTTGATGTATCAAACCAAGCCCATCAAACGTTAGATGATAGCCAATTACAAAAAGACCGCACCATCATGGTTGTCACCGCAATTAACGAAATGGGTGCTACGGTTAATGAAATTGCGACCAATGCAGCTCAAGCAGCGGTTACCGCTCGAGATGCTGATACCGAATCGATTGATGGTCAAAAAGTGGTCACTCGTGCACGTTCAACTATTAATCAATTATCTAAAGATGTTGAACAAGTCGGTGAAGTGATTGAGTCGTTAGCAACGCACACTAAGTCAATTGGCAGCATTTTAGATGTTATTCGTGCCATATCAGAGCAAACTAACTTACTTGCACTTAACGCGGCGATTGAAGCCGCTCGCGCAGGCGAAGCCGGACGAGGCTTTGCTGTTGTTGCAGATGAAGTGCGTAACTTGGCTTCTCGAACGGCTGCATCGACCAACGAAGTGCAAACCATGATTGATAAGCTTCAATCAGAAACCAGTCGTGCCGTTAATGCGATGGAGCAATCTCGTAGCCGCTCACTCGAAGGTGTTACAGCTGTTGATGAGGCAAGTCATTCGTTAAGTGGTATTAGTCAACGTATTGCGCTGATTAGCGATATGAACATTCAAGTTGCTGCCGCGACAGAAGAACAATCAACCGTAGTTGAAGACATCAATCGCAATGTGACTGAAATCAACGATATTACTCAACGTACAGCAGATACTGCTCATGCGGCTGCGCATGCAAGCAAATCATTGAATCAGTTAGCCACTCGTCTTGATACCCTAGTGGCGCGCTTTAAAGTGTAA
- a CDS encoding iron-containing alcohol dehydrogenase has protein sequence MLNFDYRNPTHVVFGKDRIAELDQLVPANARVLITYGGGSVQRFGTLDKVKAALGDRIVFEFGGIEANPTYETLIKAVDVARKENIDFLLAVGGGSVMDGTKFIALATQFDGDTASLLHHGFTPVPVANDNVIPLGVIATLPATGSEMNAFAVVSYQGGKFPVNHPCAYPTFAMLDPELTFSLPKIQVANGVVDAFVHVLEQYATYPVDARVQDRMAEGIMRTLIEIGPITVEEPTNYDARANLMWSATSALNGMIGTGVPLDWSTHMIGHELTALFHIDHAQTLAVVLPSLWRVLKEQKHAKLVQYAARVWDITEGDEASRVDQAIDKTEAFFQQVGLPTRLRDHGVTQDQISLVINALEAHGMTALSESGQVDLATSRKILDMAW, from the coding sequence ATGCTCAATTTTGATTATCGTAACCCTACTCATGTTGTTTTCGGCAAAGACCGTATCGCAGAGTTAGACCAACTTGTTCCAGCCAATGCACGAGTATTAATCACTTACGGTGGCGGCAGCGTGCAACGTTTCGGCACACTCGATAAAGTCAAAGCCGCATTAGGTGACCGCATTGTATTTGAGTTTGGCGGCATTGAGGCAAACCCGACATACGAGACCCTAATAAAAGCCGTTGATGTTGCCCGTAAAGAAAACATCGACTTCTTACTGGCTGTCGGTGGTGGTTCGGTTATGGACGGCACCAAATTTATCGCCCTAGCGACTCAATTTGACGGTGACACAGCAAGTTTATTACATCACGGCTTTACACCGGTTCCAGTGGCTAATGACAACGTCATCCCACTTGGCGTTATTGCTACCCTGCCGGCTACCGGTTCTGAGATGAACGCCTTTGCAGTAGTGAGCTATCAAGGCGGTAAGTTCCCAGTAAATCACCCATGTGCTTACCCAACATTTGCCATGCTTGACCCTGAATTGACTTTTAGCTTACCCAAAATTCAAGTGGCAAACGGTGTTGTCGATGCGTTTGTGCATGTGCTTGAGCAATATGCGACTTACCCCGTTGATGCCCGCGTACAAGACCGCATGGCAGAAGGCATTATGCGCACCCTTATTGAAATTGGTCCTATCACTGTTGAAGAGCCAACAAACTACGATGCCCGCGCTAACTTAATGTGGAGTGCTACATCTGCTCTAAACGGTATGATAGGCACAGGCGTGCCATTAGATTGGTCTACTCACATGATTGGACATGAGTTAACCGCACTATTCCATATCGACCATGCACAAACGTTAGCCGTTGTATTGCCATCACTATGGCGTGTATTGAAAGAACAAAAACACGCTAAATTAGTGCAATACGCAGCACGCGTTTGGGATATCACTGAAGGTGATGAAGCTAGCCGAGTGGATCAAGCCATTGACAAAACAGAAGCTTTCTTCCAGCAAGTGGGTTTACCAACCCGTTTACGCGATCACGGTGTAACCCAAGATCAAATCAGCCTAGTGATTAATGCATTAGAAGCTCATGGCATGACCGCATTATCTGAAAGCGGCCAAGTCGATTTAGCCACCAGCCGTAAGATTTTAGACATGGCGTGGTAA